Proteins encoded by one window of Phytohabitans houttuyneae:
- a CDS encoding LuxR C-terminal-related transcriptional regulator, with translation MRDILGADVDRELVEFAAGAGGNRHLLAEFALGLAEEGLVKEDSGRIQLIERRIPRRIVEFVMRQLSDLSTSCQQFLKVAAALGKSFMLEDVSRMLDRSSATLLTPLDEAMAAGFIVAAAHRLAFRSEFHLQGINESIPLPVRDALRREALGLSGRRARAYDQKPWVTERSAEHESVVQNEAGGMCSRAHRLIMNGNAAAGVRVAERVLASSEASISARLDAEASLILGYFLLGRDDADKLADKILRERGTGSGDIAALMALTTRSNLLWRAGELAEGLRLGEAAVHYSESVDPVWRLHFQLALAGKLANLREFDRAESLINDAEGALQVLSMPVWTAAAAAMRSRVYLQSGRIGDARREAMLATTAVDPDAVPMLRPLAYSVLSNASFYMGDLPAAVEYLRRAQGDVASQVVLDSVQYAWTELLIAVKRDGLPAAAELLSGKHRRLPAQRSLYIEVPSAAAFLVVLARDLGDSHLERTVLATVDQLASDNPGVSVIGLTAMHAHALANRAPAALALIIVQSPDPISVALATEELAKLYAARDSVEGRQNATPYSEEVGSPLAACWSTLSDMERRIAYLVSVGLTNRQIAKQVHLSQHTVNYHLRKVYKKLGISTRVELVRGAATYTSTAAVYSMGDDNRYGSGYIEGAAS, from the coding sequence TTGCGCGACATCCTCGGGGCTGACGTCGATCGCGAGCTAGTCGAATTCGCTGCGGGTGCCGGGGGAAATCGGCATTTGCTGGCCGAGTTCGCTCTCGGGCTCGCGGAAGAGGGATTGGTTAAGGAGGACAGTGGCAGAATTCAGCTGATCGAAAGGCGAATTCCCCGAAGAATCGTGGAGTTCGTCATGCGCCAGCTGAGCGACCTGAGCACGAGTTGCCAGCAGTTTCTGAAGGTGGCGGCGGCGCTGGGTAAGTCTTTCATGCTGGAGGACGTGTCCAGGATGCTGGACCGCTCCTCGGCCACCCTGCTCACGCCGCTGGACGAGGCGATGGCCGCCGGGTTCATCGTCGCCGCCGCGCACCGCCTGGCGTTCCGCAGCGAGTTCCACCTGCAGGGCATCAACGAGTCGATCCCGCTCCCGGTGCGTGACGCCCTGCGCCGCGAGGCGTTGGGCCTGTCCGGCCGGCGGGCCCGGGCGTACGACCAGAAACCGTGGGTGACCGAGCGCTCGGCGGAACACGAAAGTGTGGTCCAGAATGAGGCCGGCGGAATGTGTTCACGGGCGCACCGCCTGATAATGAATGGGAATGCGGCGGCCGGCGTCCGGGTTGCCGAGCGTGTTCTCGCCAGCTCGGAAGCGTCGATTTCGGCACGCCTCGACGCGGAGGCGTCACTGATTCTCGGCTACTTCCTTCTCGGCCGGGACGACGCCGACAAGCTCGCCGACAAGATCCTGCGGGAGCGCGGGACCGGATCCGGTGACATCGCCGCTCTAATGGCGCTGACCACGCGGTCCAATTTGCTTTGGCGGGCGGGGGAGTTGGCGGAGGGTCTTCGGCTCGGCGAAGCAGCCGTGCATTACAGCGAAAGCGTCGACCCGGTATGGCGGCTCCATTTCCAGCTCGCTCTTGCCGGCAAGCTCGCCAACCTGCGCGAGTTCGACCGTGCAGAATCTTTGATAAACGACGCGGAAGGTGCACTGCAAGTGTTGTCGATGCCGGTCTGGACGGCGGCGGCAGCGGCAATGCGTTCCCGGGTTTACCTCCAGTCCGGACGGATAGGGGATGCCCGCCGGGAGGCGATGCTGGCGACCACCGCGGTCGATCCGGATGCGGTTCCGATGCTGCGGCCGCTGGCGTACTCGGTGCTCAGCAACGCCTCCTTCTACATGGGAGACCTGCCCGCGGCGGTCGAGTACCTCAGGCGGGCCCAGGGCGACGTGGCGAGCCAGGTGGTGCTCGACTCCGTGCAGTACGCCTGGACCGAGCTGCTCATCGCGGTCAAGCGCGACGGGCTGCCGGCGGCGGCCGAGCTGCTGTCCGGCAAGCACCGGCGGCTGCCCGCCCAGCGGAGCCTGTACATCGAGGTGCCCAGTGCCGCCGCGTTCCTCGTCGTGCTCGCCCGAGACCTCGGCGACAGCCACCTGGAGCGCACCGTCCTGGCGACGGTGGACCAGCTCGCCAGCGACAACCCCGGCGTCTCGGTGATCGGCCTCACCGCCATGCACGCGCACGCCTTGGCCAACCGGGCACCGGCCGCACTCGCGCTCATCATCGTGCAGTCGCCGGATCCCATCTCGGTGGCACTCGCGACCGAGGAGCTCGCCAAGCTCTACGCGGCGAGGGACTCCGTGGAGGGACGGCAGAACGCCACCCCCTACTCGGAGGAGGTCGGTTCGCCGCTGGCCGCCTGCTGGTCCACTCTCTCCGACATGGAGCGGCGCATCGCCTACCTGGTGAGCGTCGGCCTGACCAACAGGCAGATAGCCAAGCAGGTACACCTGTCGCAGCACACGGTGAACTACCACCTCAGAAAGGTCTACAAGAAGCTCGGCATCAGCACGCGGGTCGAACTCGTGCGCGGTGCCGCGACGTACACGAGCACGGCCGCTGTCTACTCCATGGGGGACGACAACCGGTACGGCTCCGGTTACATCGAGGGTGCGGCCAGCTGA
- a CDS encoding MMPL family transporter — translation MPTETPRADGALAGLARFCYRRRRLVLFAWIIGVLALAFLGFRFGAEPDNQYSGGDSHSAKAQALLAQHFPQQRGDTLTLAIKADQGIDDPATRQKIEKVIAELDASPVTGPITSPYQDESLVTQDRRIARTTIPLTDMDVPKADVKPLVTTVKDASGDGLTLGLGGDKAEKAETPPQGPAEGIGLLTAAIILFIAFGSLVAMGLPIVTGLMAVLGGIGVMKLVGHLAPSPDFTVLVAVLIGLGVGIDYALFILTRYRDSLQEGDDPETATVKAITTAGRAVLFAGTTVVIALLGLIAMGQKMMTGVAIGASSAVLVTMIAAVTLLPAFLGFIGYKIDSLRLPRRRPRGHAAGVPARERRTLAERWAGVVQRRPLVAALGAGAILLVLAAPALSMRLSLPDASVQPHDRSSYTSYTIISEGFGPGYGAPFIFATQVDSGDTDLGPVVQAVRNTEGIAFATPPRVSEDGQAATFMAFPTTGYQDEKTTALVHKLRDEVLPNTPGGAEVFLGGPNAGAIDFAEDTSSRLPLMITVVIVLSLILLVALVRSITIALQAAVMNLLSIGAAYGVLVAIVQWGWLGSALGFPTEMPITTWVPMMMFPLLFGLSMDYEVFLISRIREEYERTGDTRMGVTRGLARTAKVITAAAAIMIAIFTTALLGPDVSVKQIGLGMAIAVLVDATIIRMILVPAVMELCGDANWWMPGRRKSKATSVPPAEVEEEAARV, via the coding sequence ATGCCCACCGAGACTCCCCGTGCGGATGGAGCTCTGGCAGGACTGGCCCGGTTCTGTTACCGGCGCCGTCGACTGGTCCTCTTCGCCTGGATCATCGGCGTCCTCGCGCTGGCGTTCCTCGGCTTCCGCTTCGGTGCCGAGCCCGACAACCAGTACTCGGGTGGGGACTCCCACTCGGCCAAGGCGCAGGCCCTGCTCGCGCAGCACTTCCCGCAGCAGCGGGGCGACACGCTGACCCTTGCGATCAAGGCGGACCAGGGCATCGACGACCCGGCCACCCGGCAGAAGATCGAAAAGGTCATCGCCGAGCTGGACGCCTCGCCGGTCACCGGCCCGATCACCTCGCCGTACCAGGACGAGAGCCTGGTCACCCAGGACCGTCGCATCGCCCGGACCACCATCCCGCTGACCGACATGGACGTGCCGAAGGCCGACGTCAAGCCGCTGGTGACCACCGTCAAGGACGCCTCCGGTGACGGGCTGACGCTGGGCCTTGGCGGCGACAAGGCGGAGAAGGCGGAGACGCCGCCGCAGGGTCCGGCCGAGGGCATCGGCCTGCTGACCGCCGCGATCATCCTGTTCATCGCGTTCGGGTCGCTGGTGGCGATGGGCCTTCCGATCGTGACCGGCCTGATGGCGGTCCTCGGCGGCATCGGCGTGATGAAGCTCGTCGGCCACCTGGCTCCCTCGCCCGACTTCACGGTGCTCGTCGCGGTGCTGATCGGGCTCGGCGTCGGCATCGACTACGCGCTGTTCATCCTGACGCGCTACCGGGACAGCCTGCAGGAGGGCGACGACCCGGAGACCGCGACGGTCAAGGCGATCACGACCGCCGGCCGCGCGGTGCTGTTCGCCGGTACGACCGTGGTGATCGCGCTGCTGGGCCTGATCGCCATGGGCCAGAAGATGATGACCGGCGTGGCCATCGGCGCGTCGTCGGCCGTGCTGGTGACGATGATCGCCGCGGTGACCCTGCTGCCCGCGTTCCTCGGCTTCATCGGCTACAAGATCGACTCGCTGCGCCTGCCCCGCCGCAGGCCCCGCGGCCACGCCGCCGGTGTCCCCGCGCGGGAGCGCCGCACCCTCGCAGAGCGGTGGGCCGGCGTGGTCCAGCGCCGCCCGCTGGTCGCCGCGCTCGGCGCCGGCGCGATCCTGCTGGTGCTCGCGGCACCCGCGCTGTCGATGCGGCTGAGCCTGCCGGACGCCAGCGTGCAGCCGCACGACCGCAGCAGCTACACGTCGTACACGATCATCTCCGAGGGTTTCGGCCCCGGCTACGGCGCACCGTTCATCTTCGCGACCCAGGTGGACTCCGGCGACACCGACCTCGGCCCCGTCGTCCAGGCGGTCCGCAACACCGAGGGCATCGCCTTCGCCACCCCGCCGCGGGTCAGCGAGGACGGGCAGGCCGCCACCTTCATGGCCTTCCCGACGACCGGCTACCAGGACGAGAAGACCACGGCGCTGGTACACAAGCTGCGCGACGAGGTGCTGCCGAACACGCCGGGCGGCGCGGAGGTCTTCCTCGGCGGCCCGAACGCGGGCGCGATCGACTTCGCCGAGGACACCAGCTCGCGCCTGCCGCTGATGATCACGGTGGTCATCGTGCTGTCCCTGATCCTGCTGGTCGCGCTGGTCCGGTCGATCACGATCGCGCTGCAGGCCGCGGTGATGAACCTGCTGTCGATCGGCGCCGCGTACGGCGTGCTCGTCGCGATCGTCCAATGGGGATGGCTCGGCTCGGCGCTCGGTTTCCCGACCGAGATGCCGATCACGACCTGGGTGCCGATGATGATGTTCCCGCTGCTGTTCGGCCTTTCGATGGACTACGAGGTCTTCCTGATCTCGCGGATCCGCGAGGAGTACGAGCGCACGGGCGACACCCGCATGGGCGTCACGCGCGGCCTGGCGCGCACGGCGAAGGTCATCACGGCCGCCGCCGCCATCATGATCGCAATCTTCACCACCGCGCTGCTCGGCCCGGACGTGTCGGTCAAGCAGATCGGCTTGGGCATGGCCATCGCCGTCCTCGTGGACGCCACCATCATCCGGATGATCCTCGTCCCGGCGGTGATGGAGCTCTGCGGCGACGCCAACTGGTGGAT